The DNA window GCGCCAACTGGCCTTATTTTCCCGACCGGGCTTGGGGAATTTGTCCATGAAATATGCATCGTTGATCAAGAAATGAGCATAAGGGTATCGCGGCCGTTGCTTCGAACGCGGCGATTGGCGGCGGGAATCGGCGCCCTGTTGCTCGGGATGTCCGCGCCCGCCATGGGCGGCGAGAGCGCGATCACCTGCACCAACCCGGCCAGCGGCGCGAGCTTTCAGATCAGGATCGACTACGATCGCAGCACCGTCGATACCAATCCGGCGGAGATCAGCGACGGCAAGATTTCCTGGCGCGACGAGAACCGGTGGAATTACACGCTGGATCGAAAATCCGGAAAGCTGACGATTATCCTTGCCTCCTCCACCGGCGGCAGTTTCCTCTATGATCGCTGCAAGCTGGAGAATTGAAGCCGCGATCAGGGAAGTGGACTGTGCACCATCCCTTGCGTCACGATCCTCATCGCCGGCCGCCCCGCGAAAACCGGAGCGGTGGCGATGGCTGAGGGAGTCCCTGGCGTCAGGGCAAGCGTGGGTTTCGCCTCGCAGACAGGACCCCGCGAACGCAACGAGGATTTCGCCGGTGCGGTTCTCGGCTGGGAGCTGCCGCAACCGCGCCACGACGTGGTGGCGGCGATCGCGGATGGAATTGGCGGAGCAAAGGGCGGCCGTGTCGCAGCCGAAACTGCGGTGCGCGGCTTCCTCGACGGCTTTTGCGACCTGCCTGAAACGATGGAAGTCCGGCGTGCCGCCGCCAACGTCGTCACTGCACTCAACGGCTGGATTTATTCGCTGCGCAAGCAGGATTCCAATCTGGCCGGAATGGGGTGCACCTTCACCGCGCTCGTGCTGCGCGGCCGGATCGCGCATATCCTCCATGTCGGCGATACCCGCGCTTACCGGCTGGGCCGCGACCGCCTTACCTGCCTCACCGTCGATCATGTGCAGGAGGACGGCACCAGCCGGTCGGGCATTCTCAACCGCGCACTGGGCGTCGAAACCGAGGTTCGGCTCGACTATGCGACCCAGCCGGTGGCGCGGCACGACCGCTTCCTGTTGTGCAGCGACGGCGTGCACGGGGTTTTGAGCTCCGACACCATCGCCGACATCCTGCGTGAGCGCTCGGCAGCGGACGATACCGCACGGGCGCTGGTTGCGGCGGCGCTCGATTCGGGCAGCACCGACAATTGCACGGCGATGGTGATCGACGTGGTCGAATTGCCGACGGTCGAATCCGCCGATATCGGCGTCGCCATCGGCCAATTGCCGTTGTTGCCGCTGCCGGTTGGCGGCGAGACGGTCGACGGTTTCCTGCTCAAGGTCCTGGTCTCCGACGGCCGATACACCCGGCTGTTCGGTGCGATCGACGAGATCGAGGGCGGTGAGGTGGTGC is part of the Bradyrhizobium erythrophlei genome and encodes:
- a CDS encoding bifunctional protein-serine/threonine kinase/phosphatase, whose protein sequence is MAEGVPGVRASVGFASQTGPRERNEDFAGAVLGWELPQPRHDVVAAIADGIGGAKGGRVAAETAVRGFLDGFCDLPETMEVRRAAANVVTALNGWIYSLRKQDSNLAGMGCTFTALVLRGRIAHILHVGDTRAYRLGRDRLTCLTVDHVQEDGTSRSGILNRALGVETEVRLDYATQPVARHDRFLLCSDGVHGVLSSDTIADILRERSAADDTARALVAAALDSGSTDNCTAMVIDVVELPTVESADIGVAIGQLPLLPLPVGGETVDGFLLKVLVSDGRYTRLFGAIDEIEGGEVVLKFPKPQVAAVATYRAAFVREAWVGARVHSPWIVRTIELPPGRQTCLYTVMPLYQGELLETRLTRRLGLEEGRNVAIKLARGAAALHRAGVIHRDIKPDNVMLERDESLKLLDLGVVRVLGLEDAPPQDIPGTAAYMAPEMFDGEAGNEATDIYALGVTMFRAFTGEFPYGNPDATSPPRRTRPQALSALRPDLPAWLESAIGRAIAIDPAARFRDMIEFAVEMEAGPARAPVAVRRPRTIYERYPVQFWQGVAALLALALALSLLRH